CCAGGTGCCGATTTTAATGCTTACGGCTCTGGGGACTCCGGAAAATGTTGCACTCGGACTGGATTCCGGGGCGGATGACTATTTGCCTAAACCTTTCAAGTTTATTGAATTAAACGCGCGTGTCCGTTCTTTACTCAGAAGGATTGAAAATCAAACGGTAACAGCAAGTACGCTTTTTCATTTCGACGATTTGACGATGGATGACGACCGGAAAACAGTTACCCGGAATGGAAATCCGATCAGTCTCACTTCGACGGAATATCGGTTATTGTTGCTTTTTATCATGAATCCCCGCAAGGTGTTTTCGCGAATGGATATCTTGGAGGAAGTTTGGGGAATCGATTTTGAATCCGGGACCAATGTGGTAGATGTTTATGTGAACTACCTGCGAAAAAAACTGATGCAGTTCGGTGGTTCTAAGCTGATCCATACGGTGATCGGAATGGGATATGTAATGCGAGAGGAGGAATGAAAATTCGTGTACGGATCATTTGGTTGCTGAGCAGTACGTTTGCTGTTTTGATCCTGTTGTTCAGTACGGTTGTTTACGTTCTGTCTTCCAATTACGTTTTCAACGACTTTTACGACCGGCTTGAAACACGTACCAATACAACGATTCGTATTGAGCTGGACCATCGGGGAGATAAGGAGTTTGTGAGAGAGTTCAAACAGGAATACCTGGAGAAATTGCCGGATGAAAAAAGCATTGTGGTAGAAGTAAACAGGAATAATATGCCGATTCTCAATACGCGCCAGACGAGAGAGGATTCGGGATTTATCCGGAAAGTAATCCGATATAAAACGGCACAGGAACGACATGGAAATTTGCTGCGTTACGGGAAAATCTATGTTTCGAAGAAGGGAAAAAGCTTCGTGGTCTATACTTCTGCAAGAAACATGTACTATACGAAATACAAGCATTACCTGGGCGGATTGCTGATCTCGATGTTTTTTTCGGCGGTTTTCCTGATCATCATAGTTTCCCTGTGGCTATCCAAACGACTCATTAAGCCCATTACTGATCTGAGCACAAGTGTTCATCACATTGGTACCGAAAACCTGCATTTCCGGATTGAGAACAAGCAGGAGGGAGACGAACTGGGAGAATTGATCCAAACCATGAATAACATGCTGGACCGATTGGAAACCAGTTTCGAAACACAGAATAATTTCATCAGTAATGCATCGCACGAATTAAATACACCGCTGACAAGTATCATCGGGCAGGCAGATTTAATGCTGAGCAAGGACCGAAGCGTGGAAGATTACAAAACCGCTTTGAATCATATTCTGGAACAGGCCGAGAAGTTGAATAAGAAAACAAAGGCTTTGCTGTTCCTGGCTCAAACCGGATTTGACGGAAAGAAAATGACCATTGAGAAATTGCGCATTGACGAGTTGATCTTTGAAACAATAGAGACTGTAAACCGCATTATTCCCGGAAACAACATTAAGTTCGACTTCGGTAGTTTGCCTGAAAACCTGGATGCATTGGAAATTAAAGGGAATTCGCAATTACTTCAGCTGGCTTTGTCGAATGTGCTTTTAAATGCGAGTAAATATTCTGAAAACCAGGATGTGCGTATTTACCTGACGCATACAAAAGAAACGATTTCCATTCATGTCCAGGACAATGGAATTGGAATTCCACCGCAGGATTTGGGCCATATTTACGATCCGTTCTTCCGGGCTTCCAACACCAATTCGTTTGAAGGTTATGGAATCGGGTTACCGCTTACCCGGAATATCATGCGCCAGCATAAAGGCAAAATCATTGTGCATTCGGAAGAAGAAAAGGGAACATTGGTGAGCCTCGTAATTCCCTAT
The window above is part of the Fluviicola sp. genome. Proteins encoded here:
- a CDS encoding HAMP domain-containing sensor histidine kinase, with the translated sequence MKIRVRIIWLLSSTFAVLILLFSTVVYVLSSNYVFNDFYDRLETRTNTTIRIELDHRGDKEFVREFKQEYLEKLPDEKSIVVEVNRNNMPILNTRQTREDSGFIRKVIRYKTAQERHGNLLRYGKIYVSKKGKSFVVYTSARNMYYTKYKHYLGGLLISMFFSAVFLIIIVSLWLSKRLIKPITDLSTSVHHIGTENLHFRIENKQEGDELGELIQTMNNMLDRLETSFETQNNFISNASHELNTPLTSIIGQADLMLSKDRSVEDYKTALNHILEQAEKLNKKTKALLFLAQTGFDGKKMTIEKLRIDELIFETIETVNRIIPGNNIKFDFGSLPENLDALEIKGNSQLLQLALSNVLLNASKYSENQDVRIYLTHTKETISIHVQDNGIGIPPQDLGHIYDPFFRASNTNSFEGYGIGLPLTRNIMRQHKGKIIVHSEEEKGTLVSLVIPYKS
- a CDS encoding response regulator transcription factor — its product is MKKILIIEDDPQISSLVQKGLTEENFETKIANNGLKGLDEFHFWNPDLIILDIMLPGLNGMQVCSKIRETSQVPILMLTALGTPENVALGLDSGADDYLPKPFKFIELNARVRSLLRRIENQTVTASTLFHFDDLTMDDDRKTVTRNGNPISLTSTEYRLLLLFIMNPRKVFSRMDILEEVWGIDFESGTNVVDVYVNYLRKKLMQFGGSKLIHTVIGMGYVMREEE